The Anoplopoma fimbria isolate UVic2021 breed Golden Eagle Sablefish chromosome 1, Afim_UVic_2022, whole genome shotgun sequence region AAGTGAAACGTGCAGGGTAAGGCTGCAAGTTTAAGaatagaaagaggaggaagcatGAAGATGAGAAAAGTTAAAAGCAGGAAAGCAAAGGGATATTAGAGCAGCCAAACTGGGAGTAAAGATGGGGAAGGAGGGAAACAGATTTGGCATATAAGGCAGCTAAAAACAGTGATAGAGCAAAGCCAGAAAACTCAGGGTATAGGAAAGTGATACAGATggaatcaaaaaaatatataaaaaagaaaagggaaacaaataacaaataattttttttataaagggaCAGAATATAGACTTaggatcatttaaaaataaagaaagacaacaaGAAGAGATGACTAAATAGGCAATGTCTTCAATGTCTTTAAACTTAACCTCTGATCTGACTCATTAGTTCTGCACTTCATTGGCACAAATACAGCAGGTACCACTGATgccaatgagtgtgtgtgtgtgtgtgtgtgtgtgtgtgtgtgtgtgtgtgtgtgtgtgtgtgtgtgtgtgtgtgtgtgtgtgtgtgtgtgtgtgtgtgtgtgtgtgtgtgtgtgtcatttgtcaTTAGGCCCTTGAGCTCATTAGTATGTACGCAGTGAGTCATTCAATTAAATAGCAATGACCTACAGCCAACTGACTCCTCATCGCCACCAGTGGGAGTGGGGATGGGCACACGAGCGTGCAtgattgtgtgtgcgtgatatGATCATCCAGCTATATCATTTTGTGATATTGTATGTTATGCTGGTAGCAGCCTGACTATATTTTCTTTGATGTTAGTTATTAGGTGTTTTGGTGTAGTGTGAGCTTCTAAATGAGCGAGCAGAAGCATACTAATTTTCTAAAAATTGTCACTGTGTCAAAGGAATATATTATTAAAGCAAGCTGCTGCCACACACTATGGCAAAAAGCCATATTGTATCAGTTTTTTATGAGCCATATTATCTATTATTTTCAAGGTCAAACACACGTGGCCAGGGCTCACTCATTAAATTGTAATTTAGTGCGTAACAGGGCGGCGAACCAAGACAAACTCATTATTCATATCAATAAATTTACCATAGAGggtttgtatgattttttttttcatcatgttgCACTGTACTTCTtcaactgtatttaaaaaatgacagataCAGTGCAATATTAAGGCCAATATGAGTAGAGATAGGTACTTACTGAACGGTGCAACTCTCTTCCACACAGGCAGACCTTCATTCTCAGAcactaatacaaatatttagGAACTCAAACCTCGTTTTGAGGTGAGAAAAGAGATCTTAAATGTTACCAGGTTAACAGTTTGCTTCATGTAAACTAGAAATAGGCTACATTTGTGTTACCCAAGCATATTTAATACTTGATTTAATTGGTTGgttagttttcttttaacaaaaccACATATTTTATTTGGGGCTATGAACTGTAACCATAACAACATATGCATATCAAACTTGTTAAATAATGGACAAATGCACATCACACATGAACAAGCTTGTTTGTGCTTCATATATGTCAAACTATATATTGCTGCATGTACCcacattcataaacacacacactctctcaccctctctcttttccccatCCCTCTAGACACACAGTCCCCCACATGCAGGCCCACCCCGGCCCACCCAGCTTTGCCTCAGATGCTCGCATCACCTGCTCCAATGCTATTAACCCCCCAACACCCTTTAACCACTCACcaacccacacatacacacttaaaTTAAAAACTACTTGTGCACTGACATCAGTTCattcatatttcagtttaataatcCTTGACAATTCAATATTAATAGTATACCAAGCACTCTAATGGGTTTCAGCAATCTAAactttatgtattcattcagAAGAGAACTGAAGGTATTATAGAGGATTTAAAAATAGACAATACTCATCCGTTTTCCTATTTTTTCCTGGCTTTGGGAGGAAATAGTCCTATCAATGCAACAACAGCTCTGATGATTGAGTCTAACAAATAATGAGACATCGGTGTCAAGCTTGTTTTCATCCGTAAGGTTCAAAAAGTGCATTTGCATTTGCTAACGTCTCATAATGTGCACAGCATCCCTAAACACATCTTAAGTAAAAGCCACGAGAGCAGCTATCTACTGCTGGTGATGTAACGTGTTTTAATGCATGTTTCAAGTCAATATACTGACTCTGCTGGGCTGAGTAGATTTTATGTGTCTGTCCATTATCCAAAGAACCACAAACTACGAACAATGCAGACAAGCTAGGGAGACAGTTAGGTCACAGGCAGTGTTCTGCCCacagagtgtttttttatgtgtgtgtatgtgtttctgtgattGAAAAAGGTTCACTTTGACCTCGGTCTGCCCTTGCGTGATGAGGAAAATGTGAGGCGAATACAATTCTTTAGATcaacctggaaaaaaaaaaaacacggacacaaacacgcacacactcaaaaaTCATATTCCACATATACCCGATGATGGACTCACTTGTACGTGATCCAGACAGAGAACGTGGTGTGAATTTTTAAAGAAGAATCGAATGAGTGGTCTTAAAAGAAGGTTTTAAAGCAATATCTATTTACCGTGTTTGTGAACGTATGCTTATGTATGTGTGATGGTGCTTTGCATTGATGGCATAAGATTAATGTACCGTGAATGTACTTTAAAATCCCGTCACGATATCACACCAGAATTAAAGTGTTTGCTTTATGGAGTGGCCCCCGTTTATCTGAAGGCTGGCACAACacactgcaaaagaaaatatgaaggaaaattatataatttattttgttatatcaAACCAACACATCTGCAAATATGGTAAGAttgtttcacttattttaatacaaataaacttgCTGGGAGTGTGTTAACTACACAACAAGGTAGTCACACCACTGGCAGATCATATGTAAGTAAAATAAGTGTTAAAGgctcaaatgaaacaaataccCATATGCAGGTACTTTTTGCAGTGCAGGATTCAGCTATGTGCTCCAGCTGGCTCTGCTTATGTTACATATTGTTGACAAAATGTAGTATACTATAAATGGTAGAGATGCAGCTATGCATGCTACAGTTGAGGCACAGTTTCCACTTCAATTGTAATCCTTAAACAGGATGCTCTGATTGGCAGATTTCAACACTACCAAGGCAGATTCCTCTCACATAGCAATATGTTGAGCTAGACCACATCCATTAGGTGATCAAGTCTTCATTATGACAGTGAATCTGCATGCCTTTGAAATGCGCCCGAGTCACAAGTACAAACAAGAGCCCTTAGAAAGCCAATGCTACATACACGCTGCATTTGCACTGCAGCTTAAGCGTTGCCATGCAAGAAATAAATGGACACCACGGGTTTGGTTGTTCAATGTCATACATGCATACTTGTATATGACAACTGGTAGTATCATAATAGTATCTATGTGTTCTGTTTTGCCTGGAGTAGTGTCATTAATTCTCAGCaactggagaggctggtccttgggcacctccgccccctggtgatctcatctttggacccacttcagttcgtctaccaatctggcatcggggtggatgacgctgtcatctacctgctacaaagatgcctttctcacctggaaaaggctggaagcactgtgagagtcatgttcttcgacttctccagtgctttcaacaccattcagcctttgcttctgagggacaagctggagcaggccggggtggaccaccacctcactgcgtagatactggactacctcaccaaccgtccacagtatgtgaggataagggagtgtgagtcagatcgggtgtcctgcagcacgggggccccacaaggaaccgttctggctccattcctcttctccatatacacatcggacttcaaatataactctgctacctgccacctgcaaaagttctctgacgactctgcaatcgtcggcctcatctccgccggtgatgacagggaatacagagaactgaaccaggacttcataggatggtgccggcggaaccgcctccagatcaactctggtaaaaccaaagagctggtggtggacttccgctggggtaaacactgtcctccggaaccagtgaacatccagggacaggacattgagattgcgTTAGATTTCTGGCTAATACACAGCTGCCTTGTTGTACAGTgtgcaaacacataaacacacataaacacacatcacacatgcacacagatgcacactTGAAAAGGCATTGATCATTTTAGCCAGGGGGTTTTGAAGAGCATGTCTGAGACACGGTTAACTAACACACTGCCGACCAATGGTTTTCAaagtacatacacacaaatgcgCACGCagactcacccacacacacacacacactcttggtGCTATAATAGCATTGATCGTAAGTAGTCAGGGGTTTTGAGACTGCGTCAGAGAGCCCTATTTATTCTCTGAGCTCTGAAAATCCGTACTATTGGTGGTCTTTCTAAAGTGAAAATGATAGGAAATTGAGCAGGTAGCTCAATTTCATTTATTCACTCAgtagaggaaaaaaagtaagaatAGTAGAAATGATTATGCAGTAAATTCAGCTATAATTGTTTATCTAATGTGCCTTGAACACCAgaaaatttattttaattaattctgaTCTTATCAAAAAACCTAGTGACaaagagtaaaaaatacaagtaaaaaaatgtattatctaaCATACATGTGGAAGTTATCATCACTTCTTGTGGCACAAAGCAATGTTTATACTCTCTTATTATGAGGACGAAACAcaatttgatttttctttctttctagcAACATTGATAAAGCTTCAGCGAGTGTGACATTGATCGGTTTTAAAGATATGCTGCTTTTATGTAACAGAGATAAGCAAATGTAAAGCTAAATACATTTGTTAGGCTCAGATGGCTTCTCCTTGTGGCACCAATATGTTGTTTCCTCGTTCTCTGTCCCCCCCCAAACCTCTTCTCTCTTCAAGGCTTTGTGCCTCACCCCTCTTAATGGATATTGaccaaagaaagacagaagagaggaactgtatacacatgcacacggaCACACtcagggctgttttttttttttttccttttactcaGAGCAGAGCTGGTGCAATGATGATGCCTCCTAATGCACGTTAATCTCACGATGCCATATGACTCCACATATGGTATCAGAGTCAGGATTCAGCCATGATCTTATGCGATGAAGTGCGATTATGAGAAATTATTCTCATgcaacattacattattttaaaccGCGACATGAGTAGTATGAGGGATCAGACAGTGATATGAGCAAGATAATTAAGATTAAGCTATAGTGTAGCTAAAGCctcaatgtgtttttcatgtgcTGTGCCACATTGCACAtgtaggggcggctgtggcgtagtggagagcaaggttgttctccaatcagagggtcggtggttcgatacccagcttcggcagtcgatgtgtccttgggcgagacacttaaccccaagttgctcccgaaggcttgccatcggtgtggactggatgatgaatgttagttagagtctgatggtggcaccttgcatggtagcctgtcatcagtgtgtgaatgggtgaatgatatgtaatatactactgattgtaagtcgctttggataaaagcgtctgctaaatgactgtaatgtaatgtaatgtatctgtAAAGCCATCTCCTCTTTCATTTTAAGGTGGCTAGGTTAACCTGCACTGTCAAACTTctagttattgttttttgttgaactCAAAGTTGTAATCCTTAATATTTCAGTCCTGATTAATTTGGCAACACTTTTGGATATCATGTCAGCAACAAGTACAGCGTAATACTACAAACACTCTTTAAGCAGCTAGTTTGTCAGAAAtacaaaagcaacaaacaaatgcaccttgttttaataaagataaCAGCCGTGATCTGATTTCATGGTAAACACCGTGCAATAACTTTTTAACCCAGCAGCAGGACATGGTACAGTCAGTTACCCTACAGGAGGTGtctctctcctgcagctcttcataaaaattaaaaaaactcattGTCCACTGCAAAAATTAAATGATGACCTGCTgccatgtcatgtttttgttttttgcaaaaacatattgtgttttctgttgctgTTTACAATAAAAGCCATCCTGTGTTTCACCAGTTGAACACTCTTAAGGGAAGCAGTAACAGTGAGAATTATTGTTTCTAATTGCAGTCACTAGATTCAGCTCTTACGCGCCGTGAAGAGAGTGTACGGTAAACGTTGATGCTGATATTAGTTAGGTAAAATGATTAGGTCCAAACCCCATTAGCTTCTTAGCCGACTAATCGGTTGTTTTGGTCAGCGCCTTAGACTATTACTGTTGTGgtgcttttttcatgctgaaggACTTATTTCCCAGAAACTTATGAGCACATCGctaataaacacaatatttgaaGTGGTGCTTGTCTGATATTTCTTGCGAAGAAACTCAGTTAGGCACAAAATCGTATGAGTGTTAGTCATCTAAtaatttctttggttgaggaCAGCCCTAAAAATAGCACTGGATTACATACATGCATTATTTCCTGCAGATCACATCTTTGCTTTGGAAGGCAATTTGAATCCAGCATTGGCAGACTACGCCACTGCCAATAAAAACTACAGAGAGatcattattaaatatatataaactgaaTGGATTTTGCAGGAAGAAATGCCTGTtggattttattaaaaaatctaAAGATTTATAACTTTCAGTTTAGGCCAGGAATCTTAAGCAGGCTTTTAATGGTTGTAATTATaacaaagttaaaatatttcaatatgttaAGAATTGGGTTACTTGGTTACAGGTAAAGGTTACAAATCTGTGTGCATCGAGAtaaaaactgatattttgtCTCAGTGTAGCGaagtatatttgtttgtgtgtgtatggctGTAAAGTTGCTATGTTATATGATGAATGCTGATTACTGCTGTGTCCTTTGATTGTTCGATAATGTTTTTCGCCCCAGGTGTGGGTTCATTTAAGGTCTGAGTTATACAGTTAGATTAGTATTATAAACATCCAGACAATCTGTTTGATAATGTGAAGCTCATGAGACTGACAGCTACCCACACAACGATCTACACACATCTAGACCTGACCAGTAAGGAGGGTTATTTGTACCTACAGAGCTGCAATGCCTGCTAACGGCATCCAACCTTGAAGGGGCAGGTGCAGATGGGTGGTTGCTATGCAGGAGATCGGTAGCCATGCTTAGAATTGTAAGAAGCTGCTTGTCTCCCACAGTTAGCTGAGCTGTCTGAATAAACAAGTGTCCTCTAGCTCAGAATAACATCATAATCACTTCTCCAAGATCCCCCAATTCCATATCACACAAGTGTTGACTTTTCACAAATGAAGAGGGACTGTCTGATTATCCTGTTAACGTGGATGGATTTGACACATCTATCACAGGGTCTTCTTTCAAGAATTATTTTTCCCCCAGAGACAATTCTACCTGTTGATAAAGAGTAATAAGGCCAAAACAGTACTAAATTGGTAATCACAGAAGACAGAGTGATGGGCCTTTATTTGGCCAGATTATTTGCAcctttgaaaaaatgaaatgaattaatAGTCAGCTGCACTTGTTCGTGATAGTATAAAAGCCACCTGTCACTCAGAACAAGATATGGGATATATTCCCAAcctgttgccatgacaacataTGAAAACTCGAAAGaaccaaaaataaacagttttctgAGAGATTCGGCCAATAATGTTGCcagtgctttgttttttttttgcacatagAGATAATGTGGAGGATTCCCCATGACTACCAAGGTTTGGAAGAAATCTCAATTGAAAGACATACAAGTGCTCTATGGTAGTTACCCAATTCTTTTTGTATCGCTTTTTACAGGTAGATGACTGCAACAGTTCCCCATAAAAtattctgctgctgttgagATGAAAATTAGCGTTGCAACACAAAAAAGCACGAATTGGATCATTCATTAAAGTTCTTTGAGTCGCATGCACATGTCCACAAAAGTCCAGCATGCCCTTGCATATGATTTGCATATGATTTGCTACACAATGACCTTTATACCTATTCAAATGATGAGCATTAAGTGAGGCTCATTTCAGTGACAACATATGGCTGCAAAGACACCATTATCAAGACGTAATACCTAATACCTTGAAATGCTCTTTCAATCCATATCAATTTAATTCAAGTGTTCATTCTATTTATATTAAGACTTGGAATGAAAGTATGCTGTATATGCAGTAGCATGTTCTGCACACAAAGCAGGAAACCTACCTGTTTTGTCTTCCTTCTACATTGAAACTCTTACATTTTACTAAATGCTGTAGTGGTACGATAGTCATCAGTTCAATGGGTGCTAGTCAGTTAAATCTGACAAAGTAAGGACAGTTTTAATATATGGAAAAATATCCTATTCATAGAGCCATAATAAAAATACTAGCAATGAAACAATGTGGCAACAAGATCAGCACATCATCGTGGCACTGAAGCAATCTGACAGACAAGCCTTAAAACAGCCACAATCACATTTGGCCCAGGCCCAGCGAACCCAGCAATGGCTTTATCATTTCAGCTGATTAGACTTTTACGACTGGATGACTGGCTAATCTCCATTTGTATCATCTATCATCTGCTCTCATCCTCATAGCAGCGGCTGATGCTTCCTTATTAACTCACAcacaactgcacacaaacacatgctaacattgaataaaacaaacaggcaCAGAAATGCTTTTTACTAATACTCCTCAAAGAGTAGACAGCAGGCATCATTTAAActggacagaaaatgaaaactcaCAGATCACATCATAGATTAACAGTGTAGATAAACAGACCTGTAAACCAGTGTGTCATCCCCAGAGCTGTTGTACTGGACCTGGAACATCCTGACTCCAGTTGAAGAAGTCTGACTGCTCCATCTAATGAGGGCAGAGTTCCCTGTCAATTCCACCAATGAGACCCTTCGGTCTGCTCCTCTGGTCTCGTTGTTAGGCAGGGCAACCTTAGAGGAGGTTAGGATGTCAGAAGGGGCCTGTTCAGAGGACGGGTCTCGGCTGCGGCTTGTGCTGTTCGCCAGATGGGGCATCGCTGTGACAACTAGCTCCACCCTTCCTGTGGATTCACCTGCTGCGTTGGAGGCAATGCAGGTGAAGTTACCTGAATCCTTCAGGGATGTTACATTGATGTCCAGGCTTCCATTAGGGAAAACCAAAGTTCTGAAACAGATTGAGATGTATCGTTCAATGCATTAACTGTAGTGTAAATGTTACAACAAAGTAACAAATATATACTGTTAAAGAATACAGGCATTTGGCATAGTCAGGACTTCATATGAGATTTGACAGGTCCTTTCCCTCCCTAGTCATTTCAGACATATATTCACTTCTGGTAGCAAACTGATCCACCATTATTTGGTAACTTTGAATTTAAGCAACAACTCTCTCCCAGTCACGTAAGCCCTCCTTCTTTGTCACCCACACAGGAGCAAACACTGTTCTTATCAACCCATTAAGTCACACCTGTACTTTACTGCCTCCAGCAGATGATCCTGCCAGCTTCAACCACGAGCATCCAACCACACTCTATCCAGATGCAATGCAGTGACAGCCAGGTTGAGGGGATAGTTGCTGACAACTTGTGGGCTTCATCTCCATAAGTTTAGGACCTAACCCAAATGGTATTCTCCAACAATCCAACAATGCCTAATTTCCATACATCTAAAGAtgcaaacagaaatgtcaaatcAAAAAGTACGTAAGAAAGATATAGAGGTCtgtgacatatttaaaaatactgtCAATGATTTTATAGCTGATGTTTTATAGGGAAAGCCACATATTTGACACATATGCCAAATTTGTTAACAGATGGAAATGTGAGAAAGGTGTGACCTCGACAGCTACCTTCTAGTCCTTATTCAGAGTTCGCCCACACAAGCCATATGCCAAAGCCCTACTTTTAAAGCCAAGACATAAATTATGTGAGACAGCCCTGTCTAACTTTTTGACTCTGTTGCAAATAGCACTGAGGTGAGGCAGTACAGGGAGGAATATTTAAAGAGCCGCTTCTTTTGCACCTTCCAACTGGGTTGCCACGTTTCTGACATCATTGATTATGGAGCTGAGTCGCATGCCCTAAATTAACAACCTCTCCTTTAATTTTGAGAAAATGTTCAATCAATATGCTTATGAGTAAAGGTAATTCATTTTATATCAAACAAGAATATAGAACTGTATAGAAATGATCTAAGTACCTGGAGCTATTAGATATAAGTCGCCCTTCAGGGCTGATCCAGTGGACTTCAGGCTCTGGGTCGCCATTTGCCTTGCACTTCAGGCTGGCAGGCTGGCCTTCCATAGCCACTGTATGGGGTGACTTACGGGTCAGAACTGGTGGGTCACAAATAAACTCCTAAAGGGCAAAAAGGTATAAGGTCATTGTTGTCTTCATTGTTTCAATTATAACAGTTTCCTCTTAGTTTCAAGgttataagacattttttattagtTTCTTGCAAGTGAAAAGCTTAAAATGTCACCTCTTCAGGTATTGTCCAGAAATACTTGGCACTGAGGTCCGGGGGAGAGGCGCATGTCTCAAGGTCGTCTTCTCTGGTCAGTCTTCTCAACCACAGAAGTTCACAGTTACAGTGAAGGGGGTTGCCACCAAAACTCAACACCAGGGAGGATAGAGGGGAGCCTTTGGACTTGGCATAAACTGGGATTCTTAGGAACAATGGGTCTGGGGGAATTTTCTTCAGCTTGTTGGACGTCATGTCTAGCCTGTTGATGGACGGGGTAAGGAGAAGATGAGGGATGGATTaggggagaaagggagaaagacaCAGATACAGTATCAGTATATCAACAGTTGTTAAGTGATCAGTAAACCAGCCTGTGCATCTTTACATCATCTTTTAACACACCATTTGATCATCTATCAGTTTACCTGGCCAGCTTGTGTAGGTTGGTGAATACCCCTTGGGGGACATTTTCTATGAGGTTATGATCCATATTTAGGGTATTGACATTGGTTAGGCGCCCGATCGTGTCCCATGGCGCTTGGGCAAGGTTGTTGTAGCTAAGGTCGAGATCCTCCAGTGTTGATAGGAAGTCATCAAAGGCGTGGGGTGATATGGAGTGGAGCTGGTTGCTGGCAAGGATCAGGTGGCGAAGGTTGGTCAGGCCTCTGAAATGGTCATCCTGGTTggtgaaaaagcaaaaatgctGTGAATAGCATCAAACAAATATTCACTTCCTGTCATTGTAGCCCATTAGTTAAATTATGTATATCTATTAACCAGCCAAACGTAAAGGCCTATAAGTCTGTTTATCAATCCAATAAACTATCAGATTATTAATTTCCATTTACAATCATTTAACCACTCCAAAAGTCTCACCTTTATCACAGTTAATCTATTAGAGTCTAGATGGAGTGCTCTCAGTCGCCGCAGGTCACTGAATGCTGAAGGGAGAATCTGACTGATGGTGTTTCTGGACAGGGTCAGATGTAGCAGGCTGGTCATGTTGGCAAAGTCCCTTCTTCGGACAGCTGGGAGTGAGCAGAGTGAACACAAAGACATGCTCAATCAACTAAGTCCTACATGACCAGATGTATAACATTGGTACGGTATTAAGTAGGGCTTGGtatcttttaaaatgaagatgCCCGTACCATTATCAgaagccttaaagtgataacaATACCGATAGAGTACTTTATGTGACACCACAGTTACCACTGATAATGACATCCTCCAACAGAAGGCAGCAAAACCACTACAGTGTAGCTGCTGTGGTAACAGGTCGATCACATGTTGTATTTAATCGAAAAACGTGATATGCTGTGAgcgaaaaaatacaaatagtcATTTTTGTCTAGATAAATTGCAGGTATCGAGAGGTTTTGATACtactttgattgtttttttttcagttaataCCTTAAGTATCAAGTATAGACGCCCAGCCCAAGTATAAGTGAAATATTGGATGTCAGGAAATATACATATGCATTAAATAGGTTTTTAAAGCAGAATGTTTGATAGCAGAAAGATGTCTCTGGTTCTTAAAGAAaaggaagacagaaaagaaaaagttttagAAAATACAGTGTCTCTTATTTTACTATTCCGATGAACCTGCTGCTATGATCATATTTGGCCACATGCAgaccattttgttttaatttttaagATCAGCAAGTCAATGCCCAATTAGCCTCTAAGAGCATGGACCCCATGATACCATGGatgttttaataactttaaaattAACTTTTGGCAACATACACTAAGAACCTCAGTTGAAAGCAGAGAGAGTCTGGTCTTCCccaaaattaaatacaaaaatctaAAGTTTTGCACAGGAAAGAGCTTAACTTAAACTAAATTGATTTGGACATGAACAATGTGACTTAAACAAATATGGCTGTGTAAAATTGTTAATGGTGCATCAAATTATCTTACTGGACCTTGTGAAAGTagtcattgtttcatttgtgtgtcttttgttgatgcgaacagggggaaaaaatatcttttaagTTCGGTCTGGGAAGATTTGGTAGCTGCGTTGGTGGGAGCCAAAGGGAATCcagattaaaataaaaggaTAAAGCAACACTTCAGTTCttaaaaataagtatgtttcaAAGTATCAGAGTTAGCTCTTTGATATAAGAAGATGAATCATGAATGAGCTTTGCTAGGCTGAacgacaaaacaaaaaagtttcaaaGTATGAGAGTTAAAAAGAACTCATAAGAAGTATTACTTGagctaacatttgtttttcagtgctATCACTCACATGTGACAGACTCTCTTCACTGCATCAAACGTGCCCTTTGAATTCCAGCTGTATATTTAAGCTGTCTTCACATTTCTCAGTC contains the following coding sequences:
- the zgc:172282 gene encoding leucine-rich repeat and fibronectin type III domain-containing protein 1-like protein, which translates into the protein MERLWFSLLLLAAACRGQPCPKRCMCQSLSPSLAILCSKTGLLFVPAAIDRRTVELRLQENFITAVRRRDFANMTSLLHLTLSRNTISQILPSAFSDLRRLRALHLDSNRLTVIKDDHFRGLTNLRHLILASNQLHSISPHAFDDFLSTLEDLDLSYNNLAQAPWDTIGRLTNVNTLNMDHNLIENVPQGVFTNLHKLARLDMTSNKLKKIPPDPLFLRIPVYAKSKGSPLSSLVLSFGGNPLHCNCELLWLRRLTREDDLETCASPPDLSAKYFWTIPEEEFICDPPVLTRKSPHTVAMEGQPASLKCKANGDPEPEVHWISPEGRLISNSSRTLVFPNGSLDINVTSLKDSGNFTCIASNAAGESTGRVELVVTAMPHLANSTSRSRDPSSEQAPSDILTSSKVALPNNETRGADRRVSLVELTGNSALIRWSSQTSSTGVRMFQVQYNSSGDDTLVYRMIPSSSNDFLVRDLAAGRNYDLCVLAVFDDVVTSLTATRPLGCLSFTTDTEFSQCQALHSHFLGGTMIIIIGGIIVASVLVFIIILMIRYKVYSHQGAGPGKAAIAGTPPRPQSNGQGGGGQVQVLPHSASKMPDSQEDQGIAPSRAMSPSNTLRDTVALVEESSSGRSTMTRTDSLANEELLSPTKARFSSRVAIEMKSRPPSVAKEPTSPKELAAPPLLYSLYHPIAFIHLRGAKGDGGRKGRGVEDDGG